A genome region from Pseudomonas anguilliseptica includes the following:
- a CDS encoding RBBP9/YdeN family alpha/beta hydrolase — MNVLILPGIGNSGQDHWQSHWEQTNSNYSRVNQSDWDNPSCADWIASLEDSVKRSGTDTILVAHSLACLLVSHWAAQTKLQIKAALLVAVPNPKGPAFPTQTIGFDPVPMQRLPFKSKVIASTNDPYGGVAYAEECAAIWGSNLVNIGAAGHINSASGLGTWPEGYRLLQQLKAD; from the coding sequence ATGAACGTACTTATACTTCCAGGTATCGGAAACTCAGGACAAGATCACTGGCAAAGCCACTGGGAACAGACGAATAGCAACTATAGCCGCGTCAACCAATCGGACTGGGACAACCCCAGTTGCGCTGACTGGATAGCGTCACTCGAAGACAGCGTCAAACGCTCTGGCACAGATACGATTCTGGTTGCGCATAGCCTGGCGTGCCTGCTGGTGTCGCACTGGGCGGCGCAAACCAAGCTGCAGATCAAAGCAGCCTTGCTGGTCGCAGTACCAAACCCTAAAGGCCCAGCTTTCCCCACCCAGACAATAGGGTTTGATCCAGTACCAATGCAGCGTCTGCCGTTCAAATCTAAGGTTATCGCCAGCACCAACGACCCCTACGGTGGAGTTGCATACGCTGAAGAATGTGCAGCTATTTGGGGCAGCAATCTTGTAAACATCGGCGCGGCTGGCCACATCAACAGCGCTAGCGGCTTGGGCACTTGGCCCGAAGGGTACAGGCTCCTGCAGCAACTTAAAGCCGACTGA
- a CDS encoding cupin domain-containing protein gives MPGQYPNRIKQLPLFDGRFDAYKLEAKDSTVLFASYPAGTSIAPHTHDTDNHGVITRGELILTMNNQTVRVGVGEWYHVPAYVEHSAVFEVETDEVEFWFV, from the coding sequence ATGCCAGGCCAATACCCAAACAGAATCAAACAACTGCCCTTATTCGATGGCCGCTTTGACGCCTATAAGCTTGAGGCCAAAGACAGCACTGTTCTGTTTGCCTCCTACCCCGCCGGCACCTCCATCGCGCCGCATACCCATGACACCGACAACCATGGCGTGATTACGCGCGGCGAATTGATCCTGACGATGAATAACCAAACGGTCAGGGTTGGCGTCGGCGAGTGGTATCACGTGCCTGCATACGTTGAGCACTCGGCTGTCTTTGAGGTCGAGACCGATGAGGTTGAATTCTGGTTTGTATAA
- a CDS encoding nucleotidyltransferase family protein gives MQAKFRADVLHNRHNAQIIERWDALNLTDGWLVAGCLFQTVWNVLSGQPPESKIKDYDFFYFDPADLSEAAENAVQCHVETVLADLDITVEVANQARIHLWYEAHFGHPYAALSSAREGIDRFLIPGTCVGINPDEVYAPNGLALLYNGTLTPNPLTPHRSLFAQKAASYQQRWPWLSINSDESPHTKLMGPARC, from the coding sequence ATGCAAGCAAAGTTTCGCGCCGACGTACTGCATAACCGCCATAACGCACAGATCATCGAGCGCTGGGATGCGTTGAATCTCACGGATGGCTGGCTAGTCGCCGGCTGCCTTTTTCAGACGGTGTGGAATGTGCTTTCTGGGCAGCCGCCGGAGAGCAAGATCAAGGATTACGACTTCTTTTACTTCGACCCTGCCGACCTGAGCGAAGCGGCTGAGAACGCCGTGCAGTGTCATGTAGAAACCGTGCTGGCAGACCTGGACATAACCGTGGAAGTCGCCAACCAGGCGCGGATTCACCTTTGGTATGAAGCACATTTTGGCCATCCCTATGCAGCGCTAAGCAGCGCCAGGGAAGGCATTGACCGCTTTCTGATTCCCGGCACGTGCGTTGGCATTAACCCCGATGAAGTCTACGCCCCCAATGGCCTCGCGCTTTTGTATAACGGAACCCTGACGCCAAACCCGCTGACACCGCACAGAAGCCTTTTTGCCCAAAAGGCTGCGTCCTATCAGCAGCGCTGGCCTTGGCTCAGCATCAACTCAGATGAGTCGCCACACACCAAGCTAATGGGGCCAGCCAGGTGCTGA
- a CDS encoding esterase/lipase family protein — MLLHGMGRTSYSMSAIEDSLAKEHYTVINNSYPSTEQDIQQLASAVGAGIAECKKAGAQSIHFVTHSLGGILVRQYFQNNVVAEAKRVVMLGPPNQGSEVATNKKDRWWYKLATGPAGQQLGTEADSTPNQLKSIPWRSA, encoded by the coding sequence GTGCTATTGCATGGCATGGGCCGCACCAGCTACTCGATGAGTGCAATCGAAGACTCGTTAGCCAAAGAGCATTACACCGTTATCAACAACAGCTACCCGTCCACTGAACAAGACATTCAACAGCTGGCATCAGCAGTCGGGGCTGGCATTGCCGAGTGTAAAAAAGCGGGCGCGCAGAGCATCCACTTTGTTACCCATTCTTTGGGCGGCATCTTGGTCAGGCAGTATTTTCAGAACAACGTCGTTGCCGAAGCCAAGCGAGTGGTCATGCTCGGCCCGCCCAACCAAGGCAGTGAGGTGGCGACGAACAAGAAAGACCGATGGTGGTACAAATTGGCCACCGGGCCAGCCGGACAGCAGCTCGGCACTGAAGCCGACAGCACACCCAACCAACTTAAATCGATCCCCTGGAGATCGGCATAG